One region of Zonotrichia leucophrys gambelii isolate GWCS_2022_RI unplaced genomic scaffold, RI_Zleu_2.0 Scaffold_282_67233, whole genome shotgun sequence genomic DNA includes:
- the LOC135441410 gene encoding olfactory receptor 14A16-like, with translation MFFFLLNLALTDLGSICTTVPKAMHNSLWDTRDISYSGCAAQLFFFMFFISAELSILTVMCYDRYVSICKPLHYGTLLGSRACAHMAAAAWASAFLNALLHTANTFSLPLCHGNALGQFFCEIPQLLKLSCSKSYLIEFGFLIASVGLVFSCFVFIVFSYVQIFRAVLRIPSEKGRHKAVSTCLPHLAVLSLFLSTGFVAYLKPSSISSPSLDLALSVLYSVVPPALNPLIYSLRNQELKAAVGRLITGWFQKH, from the coding sequence atgttcttcttcctgctcaacctggccctcactgacctgggctccatctgcaccactgtccccaaagccatgcacaattccctctgggacaccagggacatctcctactcaggatgtgctgctcagctctttttctttatgttcttcatctcagcagagcttTCCATTCTCACTGTgatgtgctacgaccgctacgtgtccatctgcaaacccctgcactacgggaccctcctgggcagcagagcttgtgcccacatggcagcagctgcctgggccagtgcctttctcaatgctctgctgcacacagccaatacattttccctgcccctgtgccatggcaatgccttgggccagttcttctgtgaaatcccacagctcctcaagctctcctgctccaaatcctacctAATTGAATTTGGGTTTCTTATTGCTAGTGTTGGTTTAGTTTTtagttgttttgtgttcattgttttctcctatgtgcagatcttcagggccgttttgaggatcccctctgagaagggacggcacaaagccgtatccacctgcctccctcatcTGGCcgtgctctccctgttcctcagcactggctttgttgcctacctgaagccctCCTCCATATCCTCCCCATCCttggatctggccctgtcagttctgtattcggtggtgcctccagctctgaaccctctcatctacagcctgaggaaccaggagctcaaggctgcagtggggaGACTGATTACTGGATGGTTTCAGAAGCATTAA